In the genome of Cryptomeria japonica chromosome 8, Sugi_1.0, whole genome shotgun sequence, one region contains:
- the LOC131857281 gene encoding uncharacterized protein LOC131857281 yields the protein MVDSHGQMTITVNINNKLIDMFLSQLLPGASVCLTNFIIKKKSQYKRGDVDYCLQLNTKTTIECIGKVYKQCKLTPHRTIAQLIDSPNTYSIGSLAILVAGYTEAPTKYQLLVKDGESASDTATLTVPKNHSDVYATLRQLLPTTTSPLLLFKNIVRNGTCGTHLLKSMLSTFVDELNDDCNKASLQNLASSNIQVLILNNLYYTTTLPTP from the exons ATGGTTGACAGTCATGGCCAAATGACTATAACAGTAAATATCAACAACAAGTTGATTGATATGTTCCTTTCACAACTATTGCCTGGTGCTAGTGTTTGTCTAACAAACTTCATAATAAAAAAGAAAAGCCAATACAAAAGAGGTGATGTTGATTATTGTCTCCAGTTAAATACAAAAACAACAATTGAATGCATTGGAAAAGTCTACAAACAATGCAAGCTAACACCACACAGAACTATAGCACAACTCATTGATTCACCTAACACTTACTCAATTGGTTCATTGGCTATTCTTGTTGCTGGTTATACTGAGGCACCAACAAAATATCAATTACTGGTTAAAGATGGTGAATCTGCCTCTGACACAGCCACT CTCACAGTGCCAAAAAACCACTCGGATGTATATGCCACTCTACGACAACTTCTTCCTACAACAACATCGCCCCTCTTATTATTCAAGAACATTGTACGCAATGGCACCTGTGGAACACACCTGTTAAAGTCAATGTTGTCAACTTTTGTTGATGAACTCAATGATGACTGCAACAAAGCTTCTCTGCAAAATCTAGCTTCATCCAACATTCAGGTACTTATTTTAAACAATTTATATTACACCACAACTTTGCCTACTCCCTAA